In the Kitasatospora terrestris genome, one interval contains:
- a CDS encoding IS3 family transposase (programmed frameshift) has protein sequence MPAPRKYPDELRERAVREVRSTGRPVAHVARDLGIHKEALRSWVRQAEADAGERDDRLTTAEQDELKELRKEVAELRRANEILKAASVFFCPGDRPSPDEAEQVIDHLRDGFGVDPVCRVLELSPSTYFARKQRPMSARRLRDEELIPLVTAVWEESGRTYGVRRITRALVRAGHQVARCTVERLMRELGIEGVIHGQRRRTTVPEPAAPRPPDLVNRRFTAQRPNQLWLADLTYVRTWSGWVYVAFVLDAYSRRIVGWQAATHMRTDLPLDALEMALWRQKIKKGAGLIHHSDRGSQYVSIRYTERLSEAGASASVGSVADSYDNAMAEALNGTFKAELIEHQGPWRDFDEVERAVFQWVAWYNGERLHSALDYMPPDEYEQAYWASLDQHPQVA, from the exons GTGCCAGCACCCCGTAAGTACCCCGATGAACTTCGTGAGCGCGCCGTGCGCGAGGTCCGCTCGACGGGTCGGCCCGTCGCTCACGTGGCCCGTGACCTGGGTATCCACAAGGAGGCCCTGCGGTCCTGGGTGCGCCAGGCCGAGGCCGACGCCGGAGAGCGCGACGATCGGCTCACGACCGCAGAGCAGGACGAGCTGAAGGAACTCCGCAAGGAAGTCGCCGAGTTGAGGCGGGCCAACGAGATCCTCAAGGCTGCCAGCGTGT TTTTTTGCCCAGGAGATCGACCGTCCCCGGACGAGGCCGAGCAGGTGATCGACCACCTGCGCGACGGCTTTGGGGTCGATCCCGTATGCCGGGTGCTGGAGCTGTCGCCGTCGACGTACTTCGCGCGCAAGCAGCGGCCGATGTCGGCCCGCCGGCTCCGCGACGAGGAACTGATTCCGCTGGTCACAGCGGTGTGGGAGGAGTCGGGCCGCACCTACGGGGTCCGCCGCATCACGCGGGCCCTGGTCCGCGCCGGCCACCAGGTCGCGCGGTGCACCGTCGAGCGGCTGATGCGCGAGCTCGGCATCGAGGGCGTGATCCACGGGCAGCGGCGCCGCACCACCGTCCCGGAGCCGGCGGCACCTCGTCCGCCGGACCTGGTCAACCGCCGGTTCACCGCCCAGCGCCCGAACCAGCTGTGGCTGGCCGACCTGACCTACGTCCGTACCTGGTCGGGCTGGGTCTACGTGGCGTTCGTCCTGGACGCGTACTCCCGCCGGATCGTCGGCTGGCAGGCCGCCACCCACATGCGGACCGACCTGCCGCTGGACGCGCTGGAGATGGCGCTGTGGCGACAGAAGATCAAGAAGGGCGCCGGCTTGATTCATCACAGCGACCGCGGGTCGCAATACGTGTCCATTCGCTACACAGAGCGATTGTCCGAGGCCGGCGCCTCGGCGTCCGTGGGCTCCGTCGCAGACTCGTACGACAACGCGATGGCCGAGGCCCTGAACGGTACGTTCAAAGCCGAACTGATCGAGCATCAGGGACCATGGCGGGACTTCGACGAGGTTGAGCGGGCCGTCTTCCAGTGGGTCGCGTGGTACAACGGTGAACGACTCCACTCCGCCCTCGACTACATGCCACCCGACGAGTACGAACAGGCATACTGGGCGAGCCTGGACCAACACCCGCAAGTCGCTTGA
- a CDS encoding IS3 family transposase (programmed frameshift) has product MPAPRKYPDELRERAVREVRSTGRPVAHVARDLGIHKEALRSWVRQAEADAGERDDRLTTAEQDELKELRKEVAELRRANEILKAASVFFCPGDRPSPDEAEQVIDHLRDGFGVDPVCRVLELSPSTYFARKQRPKSARRLRDEELIPLVTAVWEDSGRTYGVRRITRALVRAGHQVARCTVERLMRELGIEGVIRGQRRRTTVPEPAAPRPPDLVNRHFAAQRPNQLWLADLTYVRTWSGWVYVAFVLDAYSRRIVGWQAATHMRTDLPLDALEMALWRQKIKKGAGLIHHSDRGSQYVSIRYTERLSEAGASASVGSVADSYDNAMAEALNGTFKAELIEHQGPWRDFDEVERAVFQWVAWYNGERLHSALDYMPPDEYEQAYWASLDQHPQVA; this is encoded by the exons GTGCCAGCACCCCGTAAGTACCCCGATGAACTTCGTGAGCGCGCCGTGCGCGAGGTCCGCTCGACGGGTCGGCCCGTCGCTCACGTGGCCCGTGACCTGGGTATCCACAAGGAGGCCCTGCGGTCCTGGGTGCGCCAGGCCGAGGCCGACGCCGGAGAGCGCGACGATCGGCTCACGACCGCAGAGCAGGACGAGCTGAAGGAACTCCGCAAGGAAGTCGCCGAGTTGAGGCGGGCCAACGAGATCCTCAAGGCTGCCAGCGTGT TTTTTTGCCCAGGAGATCGACCGTCCCCGGACGAGGCCGAGCAGGTGATCGACCACCTGCGCGACGGCTTTGGGGTCGATCCCGTATGCCGGGTGCTGGAGCTGTCGCCGTCGACGTACTTCGCGCGCAAGCAGCGGCCGAAATCGGCCCGCCGGCTCCGCGACGAGGAACTGATTCCGCTGGTCACAGCGGTGTGGGAGGACTCGGGCCGCACCTACGGGGTCCGCCGCATCACGCGGGCCCTGGTCCGCGCCGGCCACCAGGTCGCGCGGTGCACCGTCGAGCGGCTGATGCGCGAGCTCGGCATCGAGGGCGTGATCCGCGGGCAGCGGCGCCGCACCACCGTCCCGGAGCCGGCGGCACCTCGTCCGCCGGACCTGGTCAACCGCCACTTCGCCGCCCAGCGCCCGAACCAGCTGTGGCTGGCCGACCTGACCTACGTCCGTACCTGGTCGGGCTGGGTCTACGTGGCGTTCGTCCTGGACGCGTACTCCCGCCGGATCGTGGGCTGGCAGGCCGCCACCCACATGCGGACCGACCTGCCGCTGGACGCGTTGGAGATGGCGCTGTGGCGACAGAAGATCAAGAAGGGCGCCGGCTTGATTCATCACAGCGACCGCGGGTCGCAATACGTGTCCATTCGCTACACAGAGCGATTGTCCGAGGCCGGCGCCTCGGCGTCCGTGGGCTCCGTCGCAGACTCGTACGACAACGCGATGGCCGAGGCCCTGAACGGTACGTTCAAAGCCGAACTGATCGAGCATCAGGGACCATGGCGGGACTTCGACGAGGTTGAGCGGGCCGTCTTCCAGTGGGTCGCGTGGTACAACGGTGAACGACTCCACTCCGCCCTCGACTACATGCCACCCGACGAGTACGAACAGGCATACTGGGCGAGCCTGGACCAACACCCGCAAGTCGCTTGA
- a CDS encoding IS5 family transposase (programmed frameshift): MVERLVPDELWELFQRVVPAAPTRPQGGGRRRHGDREVLAAIVFVATSGCTWAQLPPCFGPSGPTAHRRFTEWTAARVWAKLYRLGLDELGARGELDWSRCAVDSVNMRATKGELTGPNPVDRGKFESKIHLLTERTGLPISLAISGANLHDSQALIPLVEAIQPIRSRRGPRRRRPGKLHGDKAYDHRFIRSYLRRRQITHRIARRGIESSTRLGRHRWVIERTVAWLGGFRRLHRRYERKGTHFAAFATIAAALICHRRLAK; this comes from the exons ATCGTGGAGCGTCTGGTGCCGGACGAGTTGTGGGAGCTGTTCCAGCGGGTGGTGCCGGCGGCGCCGACCCGGCCGCAGGGTGGTGGCCGCCGGCGCCACGGGGACCGGGAGGTGCTGGCCGCGATCGTGTTCGTGGCCACGTCCGGGTGCACGTGGGCCCAGCTGCCGCCGTGTTTCGGACCGTCCGGGCCGACCGCGCACCGCCGGTTCACGGAGTGGACCGCGGCCCGGGTGTGGGCCAAGCTCTACCGCCTGGGCCTGGACGAACTCGGCGCTCGCGGCGAGCTGGACTGGTCCAGGTGCGCGGTCGACTCGGTGAACATGCGCGCCACG AAGGGGGAGCTGACGGGTCCGAATCCTGTCGATCGGGGCAAGTTCGAGTCGAAGATCCACTTGCTCACCGAACGCACCGGTCTGCCCATCTCGCTCGCGATCTCCGGCGCCAACCTGCACGACAGCCAGGCCCTGATCCCACTCGTCGAGGCGATCCAGCCGATCCGCTCCCGCCGCGGCCCGAGACGGCGCCGGCCCGGCAAGCTCCACGGCGACAAAGCCTACGACCACCGCTTCATCCGCTCCTACCTGCGGCGACGGCAGATCACCCACCGCATCGCCCGCCGCGGCATCGAGTCCTCGACCCGCCTCGGCCGGCACCGCTGGGTCATTGAGCGGACGGTGGCATGGCTCGGCGGCTTCCGCAGGCTCCACCGCCGCTACGAGCGCAAAGGCACCCACTTCGCCGCTTTCGCCACCATTGCCGCCGCCCTCATCTGCCACCGCAGACTGGCCAAATGA